Within the Pseudoxanthomonas sp. YR558 genome, the region TCGCCGGCGTGGGCCGCTTCCGCGTGAGCTGCTTCTACCAGCGCAACCAGGTGGGCATGGTGCTGCGCCGGATCGAGACCCGCATCCCGACGGTGGAAGAGCTGAACCTGCCGCCGGTCATCAAGACGCTGGCGATGACCAAGCGCGGTATCATCATCTTCGTCGGCGCCACCGGTACCGGTAAGTCCACCTCGCTGGCGGCGATGATCGGTTACCGCAACCAGAACTCCACCGGTCACATCATCACGATCGAGGACCCGATCGAATTCGTGCACAAGCACGAGGGCTGCATCATCACCCAACGCGAAGTCGGCATCGACACCGACAGCTGGGATGCGGCGCTGAAGAACACCCTGCGCCAGGCGCCGGACGTGATCATGATCGGCGAGGTGCGCACGCGCGAAGGCATGGACCACGCCATCGCCTTCGCCGAAACCGGCCACCTGGTGCTGTGCACGCTGCACGCCAACAACGCCAACCAGGCGATGGACCGCATCATCAACTTCTTCCCGGAAGACCGCCGCACCCAGCTGCTGATGGACCTCTCGCTCAACCTCAAGGGCGTGGTCGCGCAGCAGCTGATCCCGACGCCGGACGGCAAGGGCCGCCGCGTGGCGATGGAGATACTGCTCGGCACGCCGCTGATCCAGGACTACATCCGCGATGGCGAGATCCACAAGCTGAAGGAAGTGATGAAGGAATCCACCAACCTCGGAATGAAGACCTTCGACCAGAGCCTGTTCGAGCTGTACCAGGCCGGCGAGATCAGCTACGAGGACGCACTGCGCTACGCCGATTCGCAGAACGAAGTGCGCCTGCGCATCAAGCTGGCCCAGGGCGGCGACGCCCGCACGCTGGCGCAGGGCCTGGACGGCGTGGAGATCGCGGAAGTCCGCTGACCTCCGCACGACGCGTCGCACGGAAAGGGGCGGGCGACCGCCCCTTTTTCATGGGCGTTTAACCCTCCCCTTACATGGGGCTGACTTCGTTCTGAACGTGTTCGCGCCGCGATGCGTGGTGCAGTGATCGTGCAGGTAGGGTGGCGAGCCATTCGCACACTCGCTCGCCACCAGGATGGAACGCATGCGCAGGGACAGGATCGTCGCCGTCGTCGTGGTCGTGCTGGTGCATGCATGTTTCGGCGTTGTGCTGCTGGTCTCCCGGCCGCCGGGGCAGGGACGGATGGCGGAGGACAGCGATCGCCTACGCCTGCGCTTCGTCGCGCGCCCGACCGTGGTCCCACGCACCGTGGCGTCGCGCCCGAACCTGCCGTCGCTGCCTGCACGCCCGCGACCCGCGCCGCGCATGTCGGCGACGCCTCCGGAGACGGTGCCGCACGACGCGCCGACGCTGCCATCGCAGGGCGAAGGGCCGCTGGTGCTCTCGCTGCCGGCTGCGCCGCTGCGCGCGGGCGAGCGTGATCTCTTCGCTCGCCAGGAGAAGCACGCGTTCGAGGCACCGTCACGGCTCAACGTGACCCTCCACGACAGCTCGTTCGTCGGCCGTTACCAGCAGTTCCTCAAGGACGTGACTTGCGAAGAACTTCGCCGCGCCATGCGCAACAGCCCCTCCAGCGCCAATACGATCCAGGCTTCGATGAGCCGTCGCGGCTGCGCACTCTGATCGGCTGCCGAGGCCGGCACAGGTCAACGGAGTGGATCGAGGCGGGTAGGCGCCACGACCTCCGGCACCTGAAAGTGTTGACTTCCGGCACCTCACGGACGGCCGGGCGGGTCTGAAGATGTGCATGAACCGACGCGGTGTCGGCCTCTCCCGGACCCTTGCCCCATGACGCAGATCCTCTCCCACACGCCCCTCTGGGTCTTCGGCCTGTTCGTCGGCCTGGTCTACCTGGGTTACCTGCAGAGCAGGACGCGCCAGGTCTCGCGCGGCCGCCTCATCGTGCTGCCGGTCGCCATGCTGGCGTGGTCGCTGTACTCGGTCTGGTCGACCTTCGACGCGCACCTCGCCGCGCTGGCCGCTTGGGCCTGCGCGTGGGCCGCCGTGGTCGCCATCGCGTTGGCGCGAACTCCATCGCGCCGCGCGTCCTACGACGCATCGACGAAGCAGTTCACCGTACCCGGCAGCTGGTTACCGCTGGCGCTGATGATGGGCATCTTCTTCTTCAAGTACGCCGTGGCCGTGATCCATGCCACGAAGCCGGGCATCCTCGATGCGACGATGGCCGTCGTCGTGGTGGCCGGCACGTACGGCCTCTTCAGTGGCCTGTTCATGGCACGCGCGTTGCGGGTGCTGGGGGTGATGAAGTCGCCGCGCCTGGTCGAGCGCAGCGCCTGAGTGAAAAGTACGGAACATGCCGGATGAAGGCATGTGATTGCTAACTTGGATACATGAGAAAGAAGACGTGGCGCACAGCGCCGCGCGTACATGCATTTACGTGTTGCTGCATCTTCTCTTTATGTCATCTCTGCCTCTACTCTCCGCGAAGGGGCGAGGTGCGGACGTGCGCCGAGCAAGGATGGAATGCGACGGCCATGATGGCTGTCCAAAGGGGCAGGAAGATGCGCAAGCAGGGGAAGGCGGCCATGCTGGCCGGGTTTGTTCTGTTGTTCGCGGTGCCGGCAGCGGCCGCCATCGAAGCCATCAGCTACGGCGAGCAGGTCATCGGACCGCAGAAGCACGCCATCCATATCAAGGCGCTCGGCCCGGACTTGTTCGGTGAAGAAATCAGCACCTACACGGGCGGTGTTTCGTTCTCGCAGACCGACCTTTCACTGCCCGGCAACGATGCCCTTCCGGTCGCGTTGAGGCGCCGCCTCATCGTGGATGGCAACAAGTCGCCTAGTTACAACAACGACGAAAACCTGTGGCGCGGTTATCCGTTTGGCGAGTGGGATCTGGATCTGCCATACCTTACCGGCACCTACACAGAGACTCAGGGTTGGGTCGTCAATACGGCTACGCCGCAGGCGCGGTGTTCGTCACCGACGACGTACAACCAGTTCCGTCCCAGCGACGTGCTGATCGCTGGTTACGTCAACTTTGCCAGCTACAGTTTCTGGAACGGTCTCCAGCTCAATATCCCCGGTGGAGGTGAAGATCAGTTGCTCTACCGGCCGGCGGGTGGCACCTTGCCGGCGCCGACCACCGGCAGTTGGACGGCGTTGACGACGAAGAGTCAATGGCACTTCGGGTGTCTGGCTACGCTGCAGAGCGGGCAGGCGGGTGAGGGCTTTCTGGCGCTGGCTCCAGATGGCACCCGTTACTGGTTCGACTGGATGGTCAGCTACGCCGAGCGCCCCATGCGTGGCTCCGCATACATCCAGAACACGAGCACGACCCAGCGCATTGAGGCTGAAATTGGTCGCCGTGTGTATCGCCTGTATCCGACACGCGTCGAAGACCGCTTTGGGAACTACGTGACTTACACGTGGTCCGGAACCAATCTAACTTCAATCAGTGCAAGCGATGGCCGTGCCATCAGCCTTAGCTACAGTGGGGGGCGCATCGCCTCCGCTACCGCAGGCACGCGCACCTTCCAGTATGGCTACGCCGACGGCCTGCTGACGTCGGTCACTCAGCCAGACGGCAGCAGCTGGGGCTTTTCAACCAGCGCGATGGTCGATCTACGCCGGTTCGTGCCGCTGACGACCGATACCTTCGACTACCCGATCACGTGTCAGCTGATGCGGTCACTGGCGGGCATCGAAGCCGATCTCACGATGACCCACCCGTCGGGTGCGCAAGGCGTTTATCGCCTGGGCTACAACCGGCTTTATCGCTCCAACCTCGATGGTGCGAACAGTTTCTGCGGCGAAGTCAGCGCGCCGGACGGCGTCCAGATCACCTGGCGTGAACGCCAACCGCTGGTCCCCATGCGATACGACGTGTTGGCCGTCAAGCGCAAGACCTTGTCGGGCCCGGGCCTGCCAGCGAATCAGACCTGGCAGTTCCAGCATCTGGACACTTTCCAGAACAAGGTGCCAGAGGGCTATGCGATCAACGGCACTCGCACGGTCACCTCCACCCGGCCGGACGGCAGCACAGTGGTGGAAGTGTTCGGCACGGATGCGCTAGTCAACGAAGCGCAGTTGCTGAGCCGGGAAGTGCGCGAGGGGTCGACCGTCCTAACGCGTCAGGAGAACACCTATCTGCAGACCTCCCAGATCGGGACCATGCCCTTCCCGGACTGGATGGGCGAGTCGTTGGCGTACGAGTACATAAGGGGGCGCAGCGAGTACAACCGTCCGCTGCTGTCTTCGAAAGTCACGCAGCAGGGGGCCTCGTTCTTCAACACGACGACCGGCTTTGACGTACTCGTGAGGCCGACCCAGGCGACCCAACGCAGCGAGCTGGTGACGCCCGGGGTGACCTCCTACAGCCAGACGGTCGCGACCGTGTACGAGGACAACACGGCGGCGTGGGTGCTGGGCCAGACGAAACAACGTTCGGTCAACGGGGTCGTCGCCGAAGCGACAACCTACAGCCCGACATCGGCGCTACCGCTGACGAAGTCGGCGTTCGGCAAGTTGCAACAGACGTTCACCTACAACGCCAACGGCACGCTGGCCACCGTCAAGGACGGCAACAACAACGTCATCACGGTGAGCGACTGGCATCGCGGCATTCCGCGGATGATCCAGTATCCGGCCACGCCTGAGGCGCTGTCGGGATCAACGCAGTCCGCGCTCGTCGACAACAACGGCTGGATCACGTCGGTCACCAGCGAGACGGGCGACACGACCTGCTATGGCTACGACAGCATGGGCCGCTTGAACAAGCTCGCGCATCCGTCCGAAACCGCGGTCGGCGCCTGCGACGATCCGGTCACCCAGCCGACCGTGACGTGGAACCCGACCACGCTGCTGTTCGAAAAGGTGGCGGCTGCCGAGTACGGCATTGCTGCGGGTCATTGGCGGCAGACGATCAGCACCGGCAACGCCCGCAAGATCAGCTATTACGATGCCCGCTGGCAGCCGCTGGTGGTCAGGG harbors:
- a CDS encoding PilT/PilU family type 4a pilus ATPase produces the protein MSTIDFTSFLKLMAHQKASDLFITSGMPPSIKVHGKISPITQTPLTSQQSRDLVLNVMTPGQREEFEKTHECNFAIGVAGVGRFRVSCFYQRNQVGMVLRRIETRIPTVEELNLPPVIKTLAMTKRGIIIFVGATGTGKSTSLAAMIGYRNQNSTGHIITIEDPIEFVHKHEGCIITQREVGIDTDSWDAALKNTLRQAPDVIMIGEVRTREGMDHAIAFAETGHLVLCTLHANNANQAMDRIINFFPEDRRTQLLMDLSLNLKGVVAQQLIPTPDGKGRRVAMEILLGTPLIQDYIRDGEIHKLKEVMKESTNLGMKTFDQSLFELYQAGEISYEDALRYADSQNEVRLRIKLAQGGDARTLAQGLDGVEIAEVR
- a CDS encoding DUF6622 family protein; its protein translation is MTQILSHTPLWVFGLFVGLVYLGYLQSRTRQVSRGRLIVLPVAMLAWSLYSVWSTFDAHLAALAAWACAWAAVVAIALARTPSRRASYDASTKQFTVPGSWLPLALMMGIFFFKYAVAVIHATKPGILDATMAVVVVAGTYGLFSGLFMARALRVLGVMKSPRLVERSA